In the genome of Bacillus sp. S3, one region contains:
- a CDS encoding 3' terminal RNA ribose 2'-O-methyltransferase Hen1, giving the protein MQLSLTVRGPGAEAVSYLLAKNPNKLFERGEKGLTVRLLYTTFSSEEVQVLIYVNTDPIELVKNSPDLYDITHYINDREFAASSIFVSSIRKALGTALNGKPKEEYVSWVEHPFDMDLAFGPIASDLRDQELEALFTPIVYEVEVERGNSFIREKSFARYITLKGKQTVQNALKQVSILIPVIDNYKHYFIDEREIEKLDRYGEGWLETHPLKAMILKRTLRFHNMISQSKFYEKEIPDVEIVDRTKVRLNDLRYEAIIKYIETLPKRETIVDLGAGEGKLSVQLGFIEGVKEILSVEPSNKARLRAMERFEQAGGKFGFIAPTPVLGSLFYYDERLNNKDVMILCEVIEHIDEHRLAKIFESIFNNNRPLVLIVTTPNREYNVVYDMDESMRHTDHRFEWTREEFRERCVEWARPNPYQLRFQGIGKENPSYGQPTQMAIFTREEGTSK; this is encoded by the coding sequence ATGCAACTATCATTAACAGTACGAGGTCCTGGTGCGGAGGCCGTTTCTTATCTTTTAGCGAAAAATCCAAATAAATTATTTGAACGTGGTGAAAAAGGGCTCACCGTCCGCCTGTTGTATACTACTTTTTCAAGTGAAGAAGTCCAGGTTCTTATTTATGTAAACACTGATCCAATTGAATTAGTAAAAAATTCACCTGATTTATATGATATTACACATTACATAAACGATCGTGAGTTTGCGGCAAGCAGTATTTTTGTCTCATCGATTCGAAAGGCTCTGGGGACAGCATTAAATGGTAAGCCGAAGGAGGAGTATGTATCGTGGGTCGAACATCCATTTGATATGGATCTTGCCTTTGGTCCGATTGCATCAGATTTACGGGATCAGGAGCTGGAAGCCCTATTCACCCCTATCGTGTACGAGGTAGAGGTGGAACGAGGGAATAGCTTCATCCGTGAAAAAAGCTTTGCCCGATATATCACGTTAAAAGGAAAGCAGACTGTACAGAACGCATTAAAACAAGTGTCGATTCTCATTCCTGTTATTGATAATTATAAACATTATTTTATTGATGAACGGGAAATCGAAAAGCTTGATCGGTACGGTGAAGGATGGTTAGAAACACACCCGCTGAAGGCGATGATCCTAAAACGTACTTTACGATTCCATAACATGATTTCGCAATCCAAATTTTACGAAAAAGAGATTCCAGATGTTGAAATAGTAGATCGCACGAAAGTTCGTTTGAATGATCTTCGGTACGAAGCAATTATTAAATATATCGAAACTTTGCCAAAAAGAGAAACGATTGTTGATCTTGGCGCCGGTGAAGGAAAGTTGTCGGTTCAGCTTGGCTTCATTGAGGGCGTGAAAGAGATTCTTTCTGTCGAGCCATCTAATAAAGCACGGTTACGAGCAATGGAAAGATTTGAGCAAGCAGGCGGGAAATTTGGATTCATTGCACCAACACCCGTTTTGGGTTCTTTATTTTATTATGATGAACGGCTGAACAATAAGGATGTCATGATTTTATGTGAAGTCATCGAACATATCGATGAACATCGATTAGCGAAAATATTTGAATCAATTTTCAATAATAATCGTCCTCTTGTTTTGATAGTGACCACACCGAATCGGGAATATAATGTGGTCTATGACATGGATGAGTCGATGCGGCATACAGATCACCGCTTTGAATGGACAAGGGAGGAGTTTAGGGAAAGGTGTGTAGAGTGGGCAAGACCTAATCCTTATCAGCTTCGTTTTCAAGGAATTGGTAAAGAAAATCCTAGCTACGGTCAGCCAACGCAAATGGCAATTTTTACGAGAGAGGAGGGAACTTCAAAATGA
- the ppdK gene encoding pyruvate, phosphate dikinase: MEKFVYLFEEGQGNMKELLGGKGANLAEMTRIGLPVPYGFTITTQACNAYYEASKSIPTLVETQTLEALTQLEEKMGKKLGDPQNPLLVSVRSGSVFSMPGMMDTILNLGMNDDTVIGVATLTDNPRFAYDSYRRFIQMFSNVVLEIDTYYFEQFLEETREQKGYSSDPEMTAEDWQEVIIGYKGIVRKHTRKDFPQDPKEQLFLAINAVFNSWNNQRAIVYRRLNKIPDHLGTAVNIQSMVFGNMGNDSGTGVAFTRNPSTGEHVLYGEYLINAQGEDVVAGIRTPQPIATLKDEMPEVYNQFSDTCKRLEQHYQEMQDIEFTVERGQLFILQTRNGKRTAQAAIRIAVEMVEEGIIDKKTALLRVDPDQLNQLLHHRIDDKFQKNILAKGLPASPGAATGQVVFDADEAEALGNEGKKVILVRPETTPDDIHGIVASQAILTSRGGMTSHAAVVARGMGKACICGCEALKIDLKAKQFSIGETLVNYGDIITIDGSTGEIMLGEIPMIAPELSNEFQMLLAWADQERKLGVRANADNPEDALKAFEFGAGGIGLCRTEHMFMDLKRIPTVQKMILAENYAERMEALNDLLPMQQGDFEGIFEAMQGFPVTIRLLDPPLHEFLPDKEELLVDVTKLQITEPGSPELKKKEQLLKKVRQLDEYNPMLGHRGCRLGMVYPEIYEMQAKAIFYAAAKLAEKGMEVQPEIMIPLVGHVNELKQMRQLVIDAANLVQEETGKQIEYTIGTMIEIPRAALTADQIAEEADFFSFGTNDLTQTTFGYSRDDAEGKFLQAYIENKVLPENPFAVLDQEGVGKLVETGVKLGRAAKPSLKTGICGEHGGEKSSIDFCYRTGLDYVSCSPYRVPLARLAAAQATIRHEVNKEEVLTTA, translated from the coding sequence ATGGAAAAATTCGTATATTTATTTGAAGAAGGACAAGGAAATATGAAGGAATTACTCGGGGGAAAAGGTGCGAATCTAGCAGAAATGACTCGGATTGGTCTCCCGGTTCCTTATGGTTTTACGATTACAACACAGGCCTGTAATGCATACTATGAAGCTAGTAAATCCATTCCGACTTTAGTAGAAACGCAAACCTTAGAAGCGCTGACTCAGTTGGAAGAAAAAATGGGTAAAAAACTGGGTGACCCTCAAAATCCATTGCTCGTTTCTGTTCGTTCCGGATCTGTCTTTTCCATGCCTGGTATGATGGATACCATTTTGAATCTAGGGATGAATGATGACACAGTTATTGGTGTTGCAACATTGACGGATAACCCGAGATTTGCTTATGATTCGTACCGCCGATTCATACAAATGTTTAGTAATGTGGTGCTTGAAATTGATACCTATTATTTCGAACAATTTTTAGAAGAAACTCGTGAGCAAAAAGGCTATTCTTCTGATCCTGAAATGACGGCTGAAGATTGGCAGGAGGTTATTATTGGCTATAAGGGGATTGTGAGAAAGCATACAAGAAAAGACTTCCCCCAAGATCCTAAGGAACAGCTTTTCCTAGCGATTAACGCTGTATTTAATTCTTGGAATAATCAGCGTGCGATTGTGTACCGCCGCTTAAATAAAATTCCAGATCATTTAGGTACTGCTGTTAATATTCAAAGTATGGTGTTTGGTAACATGGGGAATGACTCCGGCACAGGCGTTGCCTTTACAAGAAATCCATCGACTGGAGAGCATGTTCTTTATGGGGAGTATTTAATCAATGCCCAAGGGGAAGATGTAGTGGCAGGAATTCGCACGCCTCAGCCGATTGCGACTTTAAAAGACGAAATGCCAGAAGTATACAACCAATTCTCTGATACATGCAAACGGCTTGAACAGCATTATCAAGAAATGCAGGACATTGAATTCACTGTAGAACGCGGACAGCTGTTCATTCTGCAAACACGCAATGGAAAACGGACAGCACAAGCTGCTATTCGCATCGCTGTTGAGATGGTTGAGGAAGGTATAATTGATAAAAAGACCGCTTTACTGCGTGTCGATCCGGACCAATTAAACCAATTACTGCACCACCGCATTGATGATAAATTTCAAAAAAACATTTTAGCAAAAGGCTTACCTGCATCCCCTGGGGCTGCAACCGGCCAAGTGGTATTTGATGCAGATGAGGCTGAGGCATTAGGAAATGAAGGAAAAAAAGTGATTTTAGTTCGACCTGAAACCACACCGGATGACATTCATGGAATTGTTGCTTCGCAAGCCATTTTGACAAGCCGTGGCGGTATGACAAGCCATGCTGCTGTAGTAGCTCGCGGCATGGGAAAAGCATGTATCTGCGGATGCGAGGCATTAAAGATTGATTTGAAAGCAAAGCAATTTAGCATTGGCGAAACGCTTGTGAATTATGGTGATATTATCACAATTGATGGTTCTACAGGAGAAATCATGCTGGGGGAAATTCCAATGATTGCTCCTGAACTTTCCAATGAGTTCCAAATGCTGCTTGCATGGGCAGACCAAGAGCGGAAATTGGGTGTACGTGCCAATGCGGATAATCCTGAAGATGCACTGAAAGCATTTGAATTCGGTGCAGGCGGAATTGGTTTATGCCGGACTGAACATATGTTTATGGATTTAAAACGAATTCCAACTGTGCAAAAAATGATTCTTGCGGAAAATTATGCGGAGAGAATGGAAGCATTGAATGATCTATTACCAATGCAGCAAGGCGATTTTGAAGGAATCTTTGAAGCGATGCAAGGTTTCCCTGTTACCATTCGTTTGCTTGATCCGCCGCTACATGAGTTTTTACCAGATAAAGAAGAACTATTAGTAGATGTGACCAAGCTGCAAATCACGGAACCGGGGTCACCTGAATTAAAGAAAAAAGAACAATTGCTTAAAAAGGTACGCCAATTGGATGAGTATAACCCAATGCTTGGCCATCGCGGCTGCCGTTTAGGGATGGTTTATCCAGAGATATATGAGATGCAGGCAAAGGCAATTTTCTATGCCGCGGCAAAACTGGCGGAAAAAGGCATGGAAGTACAGCCGGAAATCATGATTCCGTTGGTTGGCCATGTGAATGAGTTAAAACAAATGCGCCAGCTGGTTATTGACGCGGCTAACCTTGTTCAAGAAGAAACAGGTAAGCAAATTGAGTATACAATTGGAACAATGATTGAAATTCCGCGTGCAGCCTTAACGGCTGATCAAATTGCCGAAGAAGCAGACTTCTTCTCATTTGGGACAAATGATTTAACGCAAACGACATTCGGCTATAGCCGTGATGATGCGGAAGGGAAATTCCTGCAAGCTTACATTGAAAATAAGGTATTACCGGAAAATCCATTTGCCGTGCTTGATCAGGAAGGTGTAGGAAAGTTAGTGGAAACGGGTGTCAAGCTGGGCCGTGCGGCGAAGCCTTCTCTAAAAACAGGGATTTGCGGCGAACACGGCGGTGAAAAGAGCTCAATTGATTTCTGCTACAGAACAGGTTTAGATTATGTCAGCTGTTCACCTTACCGCGTGCCGCTCGCTCGTTTGGCTGCCGCGCAGGCAACGATTCGCCATGAAGTTAATAAGGAAGAGGTATTAACAACCGCATAA
- a CDS encoding helicase-related protein — MSKLTSIYPQAVEHTKMKVIDDIDHYLEMRENLPSFDQYLKDRGHYTEQIWVNVWLNKSTNDVSKNEKKQFLTDRGFEVQGIDRKLLNKLFRDEMRLYMPFDAMGWLKETFADKDKWWSERYEKAKAAFQKREEQKLLEEQKQSIRSEIEDFAAGILEEQYDLFYLYIRHFVAKQLASDLKNNVKFQSVDPVALEEKLVNQGSFNPAEYTTLATFFEELTGNIHKTVNWGRSVYEYQTYFFVYEGLIADFLSEHIPQTILEHLSTVLKDDFHTVFQEKLSAPFVKGSIAQLLYDIEGYFIEDIQDEYVSDLLRLADIPFDLTVHKELLEKDLQEREKKQKEEQEELQRKREAEEQMMRDIFGTEYAPSYQRHVRYVLHIGETNTGKTHHALERMKTANSGLYLAPLRLLALEVYDKLNAEGTPCSLKTGEEEKVTPGAQHISCTVEMFHEKEVYEVVVIDEAQMITDKDRGFSWYKAITKAHADEVHIIGSKNSKHMLLELLGDSNIEIHEYSRDTPLEVENKEFHIKHCKRGDALICFSRRRVLETASRLQNDGYSVSMIYGSMPPETRKKQIEQFNKGKTKVIVATDAIGMGLNLPIRRIVFLENDKFDGTRRRLLTSQEVKQIAGRAGRKGIYDVGKVAFTSDIKKMRNLLLQEDEPVHTFSIAPTNSVFERFQRYYHDLGTFFELWGKFESPKGTKKASLSEEKSLYQLIAGTEIEARFSLMDLYGFLHLPFSKNEQVLTRQWEDTMYAIMLGRELPEPVVKERSLEELELSYKAIGLHLLFLYRLGEKTEAIYWERLREEISDQVQERLKTDIKKFVKKCKTCGKKLPWDHSFPTCDACYAARYRKYRYDDDFQF, encoded by the coding sequence TTGAGCAAATTAACATCCATTTACCCTCAAGCAGTTGAACATACAAAAATGAAAGTGATTGATGATATCGACCATTATCTGGAGATGAGAGAAAATTTGCCTTCATTTGACCAATACTTGAAGGATCGCGGCCATTACACAGAGCAAATTTGGGTGAACGTGTGGTTAAATAAATCAACAAATGATGTGTCTAAAAATGAAAAGAAGCAATTTTTAACGGACCGGGGATTTGAGGTTCAGGGAATTGACCGAAAACTTTTGAATAAACTATTTCGGGATGAAATGAGATTATATATGCCTTTTGATGCGATGGGATGGTTGAAGGAAACCTTCGCAGATAAAGATAAATGGTGGTCGGAGCGGTATGAGAAAGCAAAAGCTGCTTTTCAAAAGAGGGAAGAACAGAAGCTGCTAGAAGAGCAAAAGCAATCGATTCGAAGTGAAATAGAGGATTTTGCCGCTGGGATTTTGGAGGAACAATATGATTTGTTCTATTTATATATACGCCACTTTGTTGCAAAGCAGTTAGCTTCTGATCTGAAAAATAATGTGAAGTTTCAATCGGTCGATCCAGTTGCCTTAGAGGAAAAATTAGTAAATCAAGGGTCATTTAATCCAGCCGAATATACAACATTAGCAACATTTTTTGAAGAACTGACGGGTAATATTCATAAGACTGTAAACTGGGGCAGAAGCGTCTACGAATATCAAACCTATTTCTTTGTATACGAAGGTTTAATAGCAGATTTTTTGTCTGAACATATTCCTCAAACAATTTTAGAACACCTTTCAACAGTGCTCAAAGATGATTTTCACACGGTTTTTCAAGAAAAATTATCGGCTCCTTTTGTTAAAGGCAGTATTGCCCAACTTTTGTATGATATTGAAGGGTATTTCATTGAAGATATTCAGGATGAATATGTATCTGACTTATTACGGTTAGCAGACATTCCTTTTGACCTTACTGTGCACAAGGAACTGTTAGAAAAGGATCTCCAAGAGCGGGAAAAGAAACAAAAGGAAGAGCAAGAAGAATTACAACGAAAAAGAGAAGCCGAAGAACAGATGATGAGGGATATCTTTGGAACAGAATACGCCCCTTCTTACCAAAGGCATGTCCGCTATGTGCTGCATATTGGCGAAACGAATACTGGGAAAACTCATCATGCCCTTGAGCGAATGAAAACAGCCAATAGCGGTTTGTATTTGGCGCCGCTCCGGCTGTTGGCCCTGGAGGTTTATGATAAATTGAATGCCGAAGGAACACCCTGCTCCTTAAAAACAGGTGAGGAGGAAAAAGTGACCCCAGGTGCACAACACATCTCTTGTACGGTAGAAATGTTTCATGAAAAAGAAGTTTACGAAGTGGTCGTTATAGATGAAGCCCAGATGATAACCGATAAAGACCGCGGCTTTTCTTGGTATAAGGCAATCACTAAAGCTCATGCTGATGAAGTCCATATCATCGGCAGCAAGAACTCCAAACACATGCTGCTGGAGTTATTAGGGGATTCGAACATCGAAATACACGAATATAGCCGCGATACCCCGCTTGAAGTGGAGAACAAGGAATTTCATATTAAGCATTGCAAAAGAGGCGATGCCCTGATTTGTTTTTCGCGAAGACGTGTTCTTGAAACAGCCTCGCGTCTGCAAAATGACGGTTATTCTGTCAGCATGATATATGGCAGCATGCCGCCGGAAACCAGAAAAAAGCAGATTGAGCAGTTTAATAAGGGAAAGACAAAGGTAATTGTTGCAACAGATGCAATCGGCATGGGATTGAACCTGCCAATTCGCCGGATTGTTTTCCTTGAGAATGATAAATTTGATGGCACACGAAGAAGGCTGCTTACCTCTCAAGAAGTAAAGCAAATTGCCGGCCGTGCCGGACGCAAAGGGATTTATGATGTTGGGAAGGTAGCGTTTACAAGTGACATTAAAAAAATGCGAAATCTGTTGTTGCAGGAGGATGAGCCTGTTCATACGTTTTCAATTGCTCCAACGAATTCCGTGTTCGAACGTTTTCAACGTTATTATCACGATTTAGGGACTTTTTTTGAGCTTTGGGGGAAATTTGAAAGTCCTAAAGGGACGAAGAAAGCCTCGCTTTCAGAGGAGAAATCGCTCTATCAATTGATTGCCGGGACTGAAATTGAAGCAAGGTTTTCTTTAATGGATTTATACGGCTTTTTACATCTGCCCTTTTCAAAAAATGAGCAAGTATTGACAAGACAATGGGAGGATACGATGTATGCCATTATGCTAGGCAGGGAGCTGCCGGAACCGGTTGTAAAGGAACGCAGCTTAGAAGAATTAGAATTAAGCTATAAAGCTATTGGGCTGCATCTCTTATTTTTATATCGCTTGGGTGAGAAAACGGAGGCAATATATTGGGAACGGCTCAGGGAGGAAATCAGTGATCAGGTGCAGGAACGCTTAAAAACAGATATAAAAAAATTTGTTAAAAAATGTAAAACTTGTGGAAAAAAATTGCCATGGGACCATTCTTTTCCAACCTGTGATGCCTGCTATGCAGCAAGGTATCGAAAATATCGATATGATGATGATTTTCAATTTTAA
- a CDS encoding YbxH family protein: protein MGAIERNGYRFVPEFSVIMQNGAVHVYNQDQFIEEITFQFSGKFPELDQIEDLVDDYCNRHNI from the coding sequence ATGGGGGCTATTGAACGAAATGGATATCGTTTTGTTCCTGAATTCAGTGTCATAATGCAAAACGGCGCAGTTCATGTGTACAACCAAGACCAATTTATCGAGGAAATTACATTTCAGTTTTCAGGCAAGTTTCCTGAATTAGACCAAATTGAGGATTTGGTTGACGACTATTGTAACCGGCATAATATTTAA
- a CDS encoding polynucleotide kinase-phosphatase produces the protein MTKIYLPAAGIVLLIGPSNSGKTTLLNRLIEENRILASEVISSDQFRVLVSDIEYINWNARPKDEADALFDEYHRISNEAFAVMDFLLGKRCRLNKLTIIDATHLKEDDRQQYIRLGKKHHVPVMAVVLNVAEEELIVRDPHRDFPRGKNRIKQQYQHFKRTLRSIKKEGFHRTYILNETELQGLVIGRQKNALLIDIENGMDFIGDIHGCYEEFIELLNKLGYVENAEGFFLHPEGRKILSLGDVMSRGPRSLETLQFFKKHIDAGLAYMIDSNHGWKIARWLDGRNVNLAHGDEKVEADFMEYEGRFGKEAADQLKEDLKNLLLAAKSHLIIRKNGVKVAVATHAGIKDHYIGKQSQRISDYCRYGDSEGLDENGKPRRKDWTIEHQSNELIIWGHDPKPQPLLVNNTLNIDQGVVFGGRLTAYRYPEKQLVSVAAKQDYANVRDNPLKEWERKRLAPPNLGKFVNGFSVLTEQLGEIAIYKDAAKSALDDLSHYTLPLEEIVYLPPTMSPIPKPSQLDGYLEHPMEAFDYYLANGIDTMVVQKKHMGSRGILFLFKNKETAKEYIGRESLGAIYTRTGRAFFQKGLEEQVLQVLNEDLSGYFEKYATDFVLLDAEILPWNLKAKDLILNQYAYVGEMALLDRSKIREQLQRASENWKDVYSWIEENDEKLENTKTFNEVYQKYCWETEGLEGIQIAPFHTLAHSTETFFDKPHTWHMEKNKEFSGLSKLFVETEYQVVDDEDSLKAAIEWWEEMTEDGHEGFVVKPEKYVARHKGKLLQPAIKVRGRKYLHIIYGIDYLQAENLARLKQRNVSRKQRNALKEFALGVESVNRFVGKESLERYHECVLGVLALESDPIDPRL, from the coding sequence ATGACGAAAATTTACTTGCCGGCTGCGGGAATTGTCTTGCTTATTGGACCTTCAAACAGTGGGAAAACGACCTTGTTGAACCGTTTAATTGAAGAAAATAGGATACTGGCTTCCGAAGTAATTAGTTCAGATCAATTTCGCGTTCTGGTCAGTGACATTGAATATATTAATTGGAATGCACGGCCAAAGGATGAAGCGGATGCTCTCTTTGATGAATATCATCGCATATCAAACGAAGCATTTGCGGTGATGGATTTCCTCCTTGGGAAACGGTGCCGCTTAAATAAATTAACGATTATTGATGCGACTCATTTAAAGGAGGATGATCGCCAACAGTACATTCGACTAGGGAAGAAACATCATGTACCTGTGATGGCAGTGGTTTTAAATGTCGCTGAAGAAGAGCTAATTGTACGGGATCCACACAGGGATTTCCCCCGAGGAAAGAATCGTATTAAACAGCAATATCAACACTTTAAGCGGACATTACGATCGATTAAAAAAGAAGGATTTCACCGCACATATATTTTAAATGAAACAGAGCTCCAGGGATTAGTGATAGGCAGACAGAAAAATGCATTACTAATTGACATCGAGAATGGAATGGATTTTATTGGCGATATTCACGGCTGCTATGAAGAGTTCATTGAGCTGTTGAACAAGCTTGGATATGTGGAAAATGCAGAGGGATTCTTTTTACATCCTGAAGGGAGAAAAATTCTATCATTAGGTGATGTGATGAGCAGGGGACCCCGCTCGTTGGAAACACTGCAATTTTTCAAAAAGCACATTGATGCTGGATTAGCTTATATGATTGATAGCAATCATGGGTGGAAGATTGCCCGTTGGCTGGACGGACGTAACGTCAATCTTGCACATGGTGATGAAAAGGTCGAAGCAGATTTTATGGAGTATGAGGGCAGATTCGGTAAAGAGGCAGCTGATCAATTAAAGGAGGATCTGAAGAATCTTCTTTTGGCAGCAAAATCGCATTTAATTATCCGAAAAAATGGCGTAAAGGTGGCTGTAGCCACACATGCCGGAATCAAAGACCATTACATTGGCAAACAATCGCAGCGAATTTCAGATTATTGCCGGTATGGGGATTCAGAGGGTTTAGATGAGAATGGCAAGCCGCGTCGTAAGGACTGGACAATTGAACATCAATCCAATGAATTAATTATTTGGGGACATGACCCGAAACCGCAGCCACTTTTGGTCAACAATACACTGAACATCGACCAAGGTGTCGTGTTTGGGGGGAGGTTAACAGCCTATCGCTATCCGGAAAAACAATTGGTTTCTGTTGCTGCGAAACAGGATTACGCAAATGTCCGGGATAACCCCTTGAAGGAATGGGAACGAAAGCGGCTGGCACCTCCTAATTTAGGAAAGTTTGTTAATGGTTTTTCCGTGTTAACAGAACAGCTTGGCGAAATCGCCATTTATAAAGATGCTGCCAAATCTGCCTTGGACGATCTTTCCCATTACACCTTACCGCTGGAGGAAATTGTCTATCTCCCACCGACGATGAGCCCGATTCCAAAACCTTCCCAATTGGATGGTTACCTGGAACACCCGATGGAGGCATTTGATTACTACCTGGCTAATGGAATTGACACCATGGTGGTTCAGAAGAAGCATATGGGAAGCCGCGGTATTTTATTTCTTTTTAAAAACAAGGAAACGGCTAAAGAGTATATCGGCCGGGAATCATTAGGAGCGATTTATACAAGAACAGGAAGGGCATTTTTTCAAAAAGGACTGGAAGAACAAGTTCTTCAAGTATTAAATGAGGATTTGAGCGGATATTTTGAAAAATATGCAACTGATTTTGTCTTGTTGGATGCGGAAATTCTTCCATGGAATTTGAAAGCTAAGGACTTAATTTTGAATCAATATGCATATGTGGGTGAAATGGCACTTCTGGATCGGAGCAAAATCCGAGAACAACTCCAGCGGGCTTCCGAAAATTGGAAGGACGTATACAGCTGGATTGAGGAAAATGATGAGAAATTAGAAAATACAAAGACTTTTAATGAGGTCTATCAAAAATATTGTTGGGAAACGGAAGGCTTGGAAGGCATTCAAATTGCTCCTTTTCATACGTTAGCCCACAGCACGGAGACATTTTTTGATAAGCCGCATACGTGGCATATGGAGAAAAATAAAGAATTTAGCGGACTGTCAAAGCTGTTTGTTGAAACCGAATATCAAGTTGTTGATGATGAGGATTCGTTGAAGGCCGCTATCGAATGGTGGGAGGAAATGACCGAAGATGGCCATGAGGGTTTTGTTGTGAAACCGGAGAAGTATGTGGCCCGGCATAAAGGAAAACTTCTGCAGCCGGCGATCAAAGTGCGCGGGCGCAAGTATTTGCACATCATTTATGGGATTGATTATTTACAGGCGGAGAATCTAGCCCGATTGAAGCAGCGAAATGTTAGCAGAAAGCAACGTAACGCCTTGAAGGAATTTGCTTTAGGTGTCGAGTCGGTAAATCGCTTTGTTGGCAAAGAGTCGTTGGAGCGGTACCACGAATGCGTGTTGGGAGTTTTAGCATTAGAATCAGATCCAATCGATCCAAGGCTTTAA
- a CDS encoding LysM peptidoglycan-binding domain-containing protein yields MDVHVVQSGENLWKISNRYGVTIQSIIELNGLPSATSIVPGLALYIPNTLQPLRYYRIQAGDQIWKLAQRFIIDASSILAVNPGLDPNQLLIGQIIRIPSPIKFEISTLGFIVPSSASTVYSILDSVAGQLTYGAIVAYSFTEEGYAYNETEDADIIARCMELNITPLLMIRNFTGSNFSAELAGKVLQNPAYRGNLVASIVNLTIQRGFGGVSIDFEFIPPARRIDFITFLGDLKNALGGLILHVNVHAKTADIPTNRIIGAYDYAAIGNVSDLVAVMTIDYGYPGGPPDPVAPVSWMEQVIQYSITQINPRKLQIAMPLYGYDKVVHTNKTHAQSVLGAQNQAISTGSPIEFNQTAKSPWYRYWHGVEEHVVWFEDIRSYIEKYRLIDIYQLSGTTFWQISLPAPQNWAYLSKNINVLKK; encoded by the coding sequence ATGGACGTTCATGTTGTTCAAAGTGGAGAGAATTTATGGAAGATCTCAAACAGGTATGGGGTGACCATTCAATCAATCATAGAATTAAACGGATTACCATCGGCGACTTCTATTGTTCCTGGACTTGCATTATATATCCCTAACACTCTACAGCCGCTTCGCTATTATCGAATACAAGCAGGGGATCAAATCTGGAAATTAGCACAGCGATTTATAATCGACGCCTCCTCCATTCTAGCTGTGAATCCAGGGCTGGATCCAAATCAACTCCTAATCGGCCAAATTATCAGGATCCCATCACCAATAAAGTTTGAAATTTCCACACTGGGATTTATTGTGCCATCATCGGCAAGCACCGTTTATTCAATCCTTGATTCTGTTGCCGGCCAATTGACCTATGGGGCCATCGTTGCCTATTCATTTACAGAGGAAGGTTACGCCTATAACGAAACCGAGGATGCCGATATTATAGCAAGGTGTATGGAATTGAACATTACACCGCTATTGATGATCCGGAATTTTACAGGCAGTAATTTCAGTGCGGAGCTTGCCGGAAAGGTTCTACAAAATCCCGCCTATCGTGGAAATTTAGTAGCAAGTATTGTGAATCTCACCATACAACGGGGGTTTGGCGGCGTAAGTATTGACTTTGAGTTTATCCCTCCGGCAAGGCGCATTGATTTTATTACTTTTTTAGGAGATTTAAAGAATGCATTAGGCGGGCTGATCTTGCATGTAAATGTTCACGCGAAAACAGCAGATATACCGACCAATCGAATCATCGGGGCATACGACTATGCGGCTATTGGTAACGTGTCCGACCTGGTAGCGGTCATGACGATTGACTACGGTTATCCCGGTGGTCCGCCTGATCCGGTTGCTCCGGTTTCATGGATGGAGCAAGTGATTCAATACTCGATAACCCAAATTAATCCACGAAAGCTGCAAATCGCCATGCCGCTTTATGGGTACGACAAGGTGGTTCATACTAATAAAACACATGCTCAATCGGTTCTTGGCGCCCAAAATCAAGCCATCTCAACCGGGTCTCCGATTGAATTTAATCAAACTGCTAAATCACCATGGTATCGGTATTGGCATGGAGTAGAAGAGCATGTCGTCTGGTTTGAAGACATTCGGAGCTATATAGAAAAATACCGTTTAATTGATATTTACCAATTAAGTGGCACGACTTTTTGGCAGATAAGTCTGCCGGCACCGCAAAATTGGGCGTATCTTAGTAAAAATATTAATGTTTTAAAAAAATAG